In Isoptericola jiangsuensis, the following proteins share a genomic window:
- a CDS encoding DNA repair helicase XPB, protein MPDGPLIVQSDKSILLEVDHPASGAARRAIAPFAELERAPEHVHTYRLTDLGLWNARAAGHDAEQVVNTLIEYSRYPVPHALLVDVAETMGRYGRLTLHAHPVHGLVLESTDRAVLAEVLKSKRTTGLVGERIDDTSVVVHASERGNLKQALVKLGWPAEDLAGYVDGEAHPIALSPVTHPVDPGEQAKEWAPRAYQQQAVDGFFHGGSGVVVLPCGAGKTIVGAGAMAQSSTTTLILVTNTVSARQWRDELVRRTTLTEDEIGEYSGARKEIRPVTIATYQVLTTKRKGVYSHLELLDARDWGLIVYDEVHLLPAPIFRMTADLQARRRLGLTATLVREDGREDEVFSLIGPKRFDAPWKDIEAQGYIAPADCVEVRLTLPEHERMTYATAEPEDKYRLAACAPGKNRVVERIVADHPDDQVLVIGQYIDQLEELAAHLDAPLITGATTVKERQRLFGAFRSGEISRLVVSKVANFSIDLPEASVAVQVSGSFGSRQEEAQRLGRVMRPKADGRTAHFYAVVARDTVDQDFAAHRQRFLAEQGYAYRIVDAEDLDAVQ, encoded by the coding sequence ATGCCCGACGGTCCCCTCATCGTCCAGAGCGACAAGTCGATCCTGCTGGAGGTCGACCACCCGGCCTCCGGTGCCGCGCGCCGCGCCATCGCGCCGTTCGCGGAGCTGGAGCGCGCCCCCGAGCACGTCCACACGTACCGGCTGACCGACCTGGGACTGTGGAACGCCCGTGCGGCGGGCCACGACGCCGAGCAGGTCGTCAACACCCTCATCGAGTACTCGCGCTACCCGGTGCCGCACGCGCTGCTCGTGGACGTCGCCGAGACGATGGGGCGCTACGGGCGGCTCACCCTGCACGCGCACCCCGTGCACGGGCTGGTGCTGGAGTCGACGGACCGCGCGGTGCTCGCCGAGGTGCTGAAGTCGAAGCGCACCACGGGCCTCGTGGGCGAGCGGATCGACGACACCTCCGTGGTCGTGCACGCGTCCGAGCGCGGCAACCTCAAGCAGGCGCTGGTCAAGCTGGGCTGGCCCGCCGAGGACCTCGCCGGGTACGTCGACGGTGAGGCGCACCCCATCGCCCTGTCGCCCGTCACGCACCCGGTGGACCCGGGCGAGCAGGCCAAGGAGTGGGCGCCCCGCGCCTACCAGCAGCAGGCCGTCGACGGGTTCTTCCACGGCGGATCGGGCGTCGTGGTGCTGCCCTGCGGCGCCGGCAAGACGATCGTCGGCGCGGGCGCGATGGCGCAGTCCTCCACGACGACCCTCATCCTCGTGACGAACACCGTGAGCGCGAGGCAGTGGCGCGACGAGCTGGTGCGCCGCACCACGCTCACCGAGGACGAGATCGGCGAGTACTCCGGTGCCCGCAAGGAGATCCGCCCGGTCACGATCGCGACCTACCAGGTGCTCACCACGAAGCGGAAGGGCGTCTACTCCCACCTGGAGCTGCTGGACGCCCGCGACTGGGGCCTCATCGTCTACGACGAGGTCCACCTCCTGCCCGCGCCCATCTTCCGCATGACCGCCGACCTGCAGGCGCGTCGCCGGCTCGGCCTCACCGCGACCCTGGTGCGGGAGGACGGCCGCGAGGACGAGGTGTTCTCCCTCATCGGGCCCAAGCGGTTCGACGCGCCGTGGAAGGACATCGAGGCGCAGGGGTACATCGCGCCCGCCGACTGCGTGGAGGTGCGCCTCACCCTGCCGGAGCACGAGCGGATGACGTACGCGACCGCCGAGCCGGAGGACAAGTACCGGCTCGCCGCGTGCGCGCCGGGCAAGAACCGTGTCGTGGAGCGCATCGTCGCCGACCACCCGGACGACCAGGTGCTCGTCATCGGCCAGTACATCGACCAGCTGGAGGAGCTCGCCGCGCACCTCGACGCGCCCCTCATCACGGGCGCCACGACCGTCAAGGAGCGGCAGCGCCTGTTCGGCGCGTTCCGCTCGGGGGAGATCTCCCGCCTCGTGGTGTCGAAGGTCGCGAACTTCTCCATCGACCTGCCGGAGGCGTCCGTGGCCGTGCAGGTGTCGGGGTCGTTCGGCTCCCGCCAGGAGGAGGCGCAGCGCCTGGGTCGCGTGATGCGCCCGAAGGCGGACGGCCGCACGGCGCACTTCTACGCCGTGGTCGCCCGGGACACGGTGGACCAGGACTTCGCGGCCCACCGGCAGCGGTTCCTGGCGGAGCAGGGGTACGCCTACCGCATCGTCGACGCGGAGGACCTGGACGCAGTGCAGTGA
- a CDS encoding DUF4239 domain-containing protein, producing the protein MQVSTTTTILLTTAVVAAVLCLLVRRLVRGVEVDVGPWSSTLSYVATAYGIVLGFSIIFLFGEFSAARAAVGDEATSIGTAFDEAQLFPAAEPAIQHALICYARAVPLHDWPALQAGGSSPEVDAAYRDLFTTLAGASGATDGTFQPATATNLVAQLGAISTARETRLVAAEIQTPPLLWVLLIFGGALIVVLLFVLTMRAHVAVQAALVSVSAVFTVVMLLIVVALSTPFSAGPGRLSPALIVQTTESMEAAAPDQAALPCDVETDT; encoded by the coding sequence ATGCAGGTCTCGACGACCACGACGATCCTGCTGACGACGGCGGTGGTCGCGGCGGTCCTGTGCCTGCTGGTGCGGCGGCTGGTGCGCGGGGTCGAGGTCGACGTGGGCCCGTGGTCGTCGACGTTGTCGTACGTGGCGACGGCGTACGGCATCGTCCTGGGTTTCTCCATCATCTTCCTGTTCGGGGAGTTCTCCGCGGCGCGCGCCGCGGTCGGTGACGAGGCGACGTCGATCGGCACGGCGTTCGACGAGGCGCAGCTGTTCCCGGCCGCGGAGCCCGCGATCCAGCACGCGCTGATCTGCTACGCGCGGGCGGTGCCGCTGCACGACTGGCCGGCGCTGCAGGCGGGCGGGTCGTCGCCGGAGGTGGACGCGGCGTACCGCGACCTGTTCACGACGTTGGCCGGGGCGTCGGGGGCGACGGACGGGACGTTCCAGCCGGCGACGGCGACGAACCTGGTGGCGCAGCTGGGCGCCATCTCGACCGCGCGCGAGACACGGCTGGTGGCGGCGGAGATCCAGACGCCGCCGCTGCTGTGGGTGCTGCTGATCTTCGGCGGGGCTCTCATCGTGGTGCTGCTGTTCGTGCTGACGATGCGGGCGCACGTCGCGGTGCAGGCGGCGCTGGTCTCGGTCTCGGCGGTGTTCACGGTGGTGATGCTGCTGATCGTCGTGGCTCTGAGCACGCCGTTCAGTGCCGGGCCGGGGCGTCTCTCCCCCGCGCTGATCGTGCAGACGACGGAGTCGATGGAGGCCGCGGCTCCGGACCAGGCGGCGCTGCCCTGCGACGTCGAGACGGACACCTGA
- a CDS encoding glutamate decarboxylase yields MHDDPTGPIHGAAAFREHIDPFTFPASGMTPGTAYELLHTGLMLDGRETLNLASFVTTWMEPEAERLIMGSLRKNHIDHEEYPAASLMEEACVHMLGDLFHAPDPAEVVGVGTIGSSEAIMLGLLAHKRSWRDRRRAAGLPTDRPNVVYGAETHVVWDKFANYFDVEMRKIPMKPDRFVVSADEVAEQVDENTIAVGVVLGTTHIGEADPIAEIDERLVRIKAERGWDVPIHVDGASGAFVAPFAEPDLEFDFRLEQVASINASGHKYGLVYPGVGWLVFRDRTKLPEDLVFSVNYLGGAQPTYTFNFSRGSAMIQAQLYNFLRLGRRGYEEIVTTMLANARHLNEELAGGDWFEILNPGLSEPVVTFRLRGDPGFDVYHLSARLREHGWIVPAYSLPPDAEDVHLLRVVVRVDLSRQMVDLLLRDLDDACRHLAQERPGARRRPAPDVWTAPALMAAHQKERTGQRRP; encoded by the coding sequence ATGCACGACGATCCCACGGGGCCGATCCACGGCGCGGCGGCGTTCCGCGAGCACATCGACCCGTTCACGTTCCCGGCGTCGGGGATGACGCCGGGCACGGCGTACGAGCTGTTGCACACCGGTCTGATGCTGGACGGCCGGGAGACGTTGAACCTGGCGTCGTTCGTGACGACGTGGATGGAGCCGGAGGCGGAGCGGCTCATCATGGGTTCGCTGCGCAAGAACCACATCGACCACGAGGAGTACCCGGCGGCGTCGTTGATGGAGGAGGCCTGCGTCCACATGCTGGGTGACCTGTTCCACGCGCCGGACCCGGCGGAGGTGGTGGGGGTCGGCACGATCGGGTCGTCGGAGGCGATCATGCTGGGGCTGCTGGCGCACAAGCGCAGCTGGCGGGACCGGCGGCGCGCGGCGGGTCTGCCCACGGACCGTCCGAACGTGGTCTACGGGGCGGAGACGCACGTGGTGTGGGACAAGTTCGCGAACTACTTCGACGTGGAGATGCGCAAGATCCCGATGAAGCCGGACCGGTTCGTCGTGAGCGCCGACGAGGTCGCGGAGCAGGTCGACGAGAACACGATCGCGGTGGGGGTGGTGCTGGGCACGACCCACATCGGCGAGGCGGACCCGATCGCGGAGATCGACGAGCGGCTGGTGCGGATCAAGGCGGAGCGGGGGTGGGACGTCCCGATCCACGTCGACGGGGCCAGCGGCGCGTTCGTGGCGCCGTTCGCGGAGCCCGACCTGGAGTTCGACTTCCGGCTGGAGCAGGTGGCGTCGATCAACGCCTCGGGGCACAAGTACGGGCTGGTGTACCCGGGGGTGGGGTGGCTCGTGTTCCGGGACCGGACCAAGCTGCCCGAGGACCTCGTGTTCAGCGTGAACTACCTCGGCGGCGCGCAGCCCACGTACACGTTCAACTTCTCGCGCGGGTCGGCGATGATCCAGGCGCAGCTGTACAACTTCCTGCGGCTCGGGCGCCGGGGGTACGAGGAGATCGTGACGACGATGCTCGCGAACGCCCGCCACCTCAACGAGGAGCTGGCGGGGGGCGACTGGTTCGAGATCCTCAACCCGGGGCTCAGCGAGCCGGTCGTCACGTTCCGGCTGCGCGGCGACCCGGGGTTCGACGTCTACCACCTGTCCGCCCGCCTGCGGGAGCACGGCTGGATCGTCCCGGCCTACAGCCTCCCCCCGGACGCCGAGGACGTGCACCTGCTGCGGGTCGTGGTGCGCGTCGACCTGAGCCGACAGATGGTCGACCTGCTGCTGCGCGACCTGGACGACGCCTGCCGGCACCTCGCGCAGGAGCGGCCCGGGGCGCGCCGGCGCCCCGCGCCGGACGTGTGGACGGCGCCGGCGCTCATGGCGGCGCACCAGAAGGAGCGCACGGGGCAGCGGCGACCCTGA
- a CDS encoding AI-2E family transporter: MADDDATPRATRGVPAGAGPGEPADGGADVRGPVPDRPLQHDSKRPPRWVPRVLVMGAVAVFVAAWTWTALGQLSTIFVYLLISFFVALALEPMVVWLVRHGWRRGVAAGVALFGSVIVGIAVMAMFGNLFVQQLVQLVESLPALYATVREWAQSTFEVTWPPSDELLAQLLDRYGSDVASGTIAVGATIVGFVFAALTIGLVTYYLMAAGPQFRVAVCRWLPPEQQTEVLRLWEITQVKVSDFISSRVVLAALSAAFTAVFLVIMGTPYALPLALFTGVVSQFVPTIGTYIGGALPVAVALTSQGLPQALGVLAFIIAYQQLENLYFSPKVSARALEMNPAVSFVAVLAFGAVFGALGAFLALPIAATIQAVGNTYLQRHELVDSDMLRDPVPDDGQEPRGRRARNQRAAREAARTVDERRADGLD; encoded by the coding sequence ATGGCCGACGACGACGCCACGCCGCGCGCCACGCGCGGCGTGCCTGCCGGGGCGGGCCCGGGCGAGCCCGCGGACGGCGGGGCCGACGTGCGCGGGCCGGTGCCGGACCGCCCGCTGCAGCACGACTCGAAGCGCCCTCCCCGCTGGGTGCCGCGCGTGCTGGTGATGGGCGCGGTGGCGGTGTTCGTCGCGGCGTGGACGTGGACGGCGCTGGGTCAGCTCTCGACGATCTTCGTGTACCTGCTCATCTCGTTCTTCGTGGCCCTGGCGCTGGAGCCGATGGTGGTGTGGCTGGTGCGGCACGGCTGGCGGCGCGGCGTGGCGGCGGGGGTGGCCCTGTTCGGGTCGGTGATCGTCGGGATCGCGGTGATGGCGATGTTCGGCAACCTGTTCGTGCAGCAGCTCGTGCAGCTCGTGGAGTCGCTGCCGGCGCTGTACGCGACGGTGCGCGAGTGGGCCCAGAGCACGTTCGAGGTGACGTGGCCGCCGTCGGACGAGCTGCTGGCGCAGCTGCTGGACCGGTACGGGTCGGACGTCGCGTCGGGGACGATCGCCGTGGGCGCCACGATCGTGGGGTTCGTGTTCGCGGCGCTGACGATCGGTCTGGTCACCTACTACCTGATGGCGGCGGGCCCGCAGTTCCGGGTGGCGGTGTGCCGGTGGCTGCCCCCGGAGCAGCAGACGGAGGTGCTGCGCCTCTGGGAGATCACGCAGGTGAAGGTGTCCGACTTCATCAGCTCCCGCGTGGTCCTGGCCGCGTTGTCGGCGGCGTTCACGGCCGTGTTCCTCGTGATCATGGGGACGCCGTACGCGCTGCCGCTCGCCCTGTTCACCGGGGTCGTGTCGCAGTTCGTGCCGACGATCGGCACGTACATCGGCGGGGCGCTGCCCGTCGCGGTGGCGCTGACCTCCCAGGGGTTGCCGCAGGCGCTGGGGGTGCTGGCGTTCATCATCGCCTACCAGCAGCTGGAGAACCTGTACTTCTCCCCGAAGGTGTCGGCGCGGGCCCTGGAGATGAACCCGGCGGTCAGCTTCGTGGCGGTGCTGGCGTTCGGTGCCGTGTTCGGGGCGCTGGGCGCGTTCCTGGCGCTGCCGATCGCGGCGACGATCCAGGCGGTGGGGAACACGTACCTGCAACGCCACGAGCTGGTCGACTCCGACATGCTGCGCGACCCGGTGCCGGACGACGGCCAGGAGCCGCGGGGGCGACGGGCCCGCAACCAGCGGGCGGCGCGCGAGGCGGCGCGCACCGTGGACGAGCGCCGGGCCGACGGCCTGGACTGA